One Salvia splendens isolate huo1 chromosome 1, SspV2, whole genome shotgun sequence genomic window, atatacgagaacaacctgctcaatgctgagagtggccgaagcgaagcCGACGTGAAGGCACTGTCTATGAGccaattcaacacggaaaactggccgaagttcacaatgtgggaggagtatcttgttcACGAGTACTGTCCGAAATTGAAGGCCATTTGTGCGCAAGAGCGGACAGGAGCTCCTGGGGCGAAGCATACTAGACACAACATagccggggactacagcagcggcagcggctcgcAATCAATCGACCTCAACGACGAGCAAACCGAAGAGCTCTCTGTTACACACTCTAGGCGTCCACGCCCTCCgggacaacaggcctctatccgAAGCGCTAGAGTGGCTGGAAGTTCCTCCCGCCTATCGTCGGCCGCGTCTGGATAGCGCATCCCGCAGCCCGCCCCTATACCGCAGCCCATGGCCCCTGgtccccacgaggtcttgagggagaacctagatgtgcagttgatgcaacaactgcatgATAACTGCTTCCGCTACGAGACCGCAACCGACCCGGTTATCAAGGGTATATATTGGAAACTCATAGGTCGGATCCAGCACCGTCTAGGCTTGTCTGATGAGGATTTGGCAGGGGCGGCCGGCGGAAGCGGGGGAGACGgcggagaagaggaggaggaatccGACTCCGCCACCGAGTAGACAGTGGCGGCctttttatttgtattgtttttaaatatttgttgTAAAATTTTCCTGGTTCCATAATACAGCGAATATTCGGTCCCAATTACctcattttctaattatttacattctgataattttttattataattgatttaaaataaacgaaaataaattaataaaaagtgGATACAAAATTTTGGGACTATTTgaagtgtccaccttatagctgCGAACAATATTTTTGTGGGCGCGGACAAATAaactggggctgtggacaaaaaaaggggCATGGCTATTGGGgctgtccgcctatagtggatacacttagagcatccacaataggggcGGACATCCCGGCGGACAAGCCTAAGGATATCCCAAAAAcgccttctgccacgtcataagcaCATCCCACTGTACTGCCACGTCACTAAGACATACCACTGCACAATAGCGGacaagcactaggacatcccggcggacaagcacaataataaaaattcacaaatacgccattacagaattaaaatttcgacacgaatacggatggagaaagtgcaataataatttcattaaaaaattaacatagtacaattataaaaaaacgattcaaacaaagtacatgttagtatgccttgaatctgtatagtTTGCCGCTAGCCGAATGGGTGGGGGGTGCGGAGTGCCCCCGACCCGACGCtataatatgtttttgttttaggcCTCTAttttcgacgatcatgttgtgcataatAATACATGCTCGTCCGTGGTGCAAATGAAACGAAGTGTAACgagccatatatatatatatatatacatatatatatatatatatatatatatatatatatatggatgtattcatttcctttttgtatcttttgttctttgttctttttaatttcagtcccacgattttgtcatccgacggttagattggtgccacgtgtcatttaataatgcagattttcagttgaataatgcacaccgactaataatgcaccattattgtgtaataatgcagattttcagttgaataatgcacaccgactaataatgcaccattatagtgtaataatgcagatcatctggaccgttgatgaatgagatctaactgcccatattaagaagaataaaggatctaaggatGAATaagagaataacgctcccatatatatatatatatatatatatatatatatagtagtgatcaaagtataactaatttaaagtgtataactagagaacaaatcttaGCCACAtattatcttaatccaatgattAATAAAAGTATACATTATTAGTTAATAAAAATAGcataagggtatttttggaaacaaACTTCGTTCTCATATTCTCACATACACATTCCATTAAAACATTATCTCTCTCTATTTCTAttatcattctctctctctctctccctgtGTGCCGATCTCTGGCCGCCACCGTGATGCGTCGGAGGCGCTTCGGCAGAGAAACGTGGAGCTAGAGAGGGAGCTCCGGAGCAGCCTGGAGGAGGAGTTGTGGATTTTGATGCATCATCAGCAGCAACGCCGTCGCCAGTTCCGCGGTCGCCGTGGCACTCGCCGGTGCCCGATAACTGCGATGCCTTGCAGCGGTAGGGTGGAAAATGGCGCAGTTAGCTAAACAATAGGCGTGGAGTTCGAATTCTGTGGATTTGTAACGAATTTGCTGGCCGATCTCGATGCGGAGATGCTGGAAATTAGGGCGGGCGATGATGGGGAGATGATGTTTTTTTTTGCTTAGTTTAAAGTTGattcataaaattcacaaaagGCAGTGAGTTTTGATTGCCCTGAGTTTGAGGCATTTGGGTTTATTTGCATTAGTTTTGATTATGTATGAAATGAAGGCAATCAATTATTATATGTGAATTGTGATTACTTCAATTTAGATTAAATGATTTCTAcagatttatttatataatataaaaagaattgttatttaaaagaaagaaagaaaaaccaaGCTtcgctcttgttcacaaaacacatcattcttactctgattttacttcactcttgtttacaaaatacatcactcttattctgatcttacttcactcttgttcacaaaacacatcactcttattctgattttacttcactcttgtttagaaaacacatcactcttattctgatctaacttcactcttgttcacaaaacacatcactcgtactctgattttacttcactcttgttcacaaaacacatcactcttattctgattttactctactcttgttcacaaaacacatcactcttactctgattttacttcactctcgttcacaaaacacatcactcttattctaattttacttcattattgttcacagaacacatcactcttactatgattttacttcactcttgtttacaaaacgcatcactcttattctgattttacttcactcttgttcacaaaacacatcacttttattctgattttacttcactcatgttcacaaaacacatcactcttattctgattttactctactcttgtttacaaaacacatcactcttactctgattttacttcactcttgtttacaaaacgcatcactcttactctgattttacttcactcttgttcacaaaacgcatcactcttactctgattttacttcactcttgttcacaaaacgcatcactcttactctgattttacttcactcttgttcacaaaacgcatcactcttactctgattttacttcactcttgttcacaaaacgcatcactcttactctgattttacttcactcttgttcacaaaacgcatcactcttactctgattttacttcactcttgttcacaaaacacatcactcttactctgattttacttcactcttgttcacaaaacacatcactcttactctgattttacttcactcttgttcacaaaaacatcactcttattctgattttacttcactcttgtttagaaaacacatcactcttattctgatcttacttcactcttgttcacaaaacacaccactcttactctgattttactccactcttgttcacaaaacacatcactcttattctgattttacttcactcttattctgattttacttcactcttgttcacaaaatacatcactcttattctgattttacttcactcttgtttacaaaacacatcacttttattctgatattacgtcactcttgttcacaaaatacattactcttattctgatattactttactcttgttcacaaaacacatcactcttattctgatcttacttcactcttgttcacaaaacacatcactcttattctgatcttacttcactcttgttcacaaaacacatcactctgaATAATGGTGTTGGTTTTCGTTGTTAgtttattagtagtagtattactactattattttattttcattagtttacattcaaattattattaataaattttggaaTTCTAAACACGTAACTTCTCAAtcacttctttttctttcaaacTCATCTACCAAGAGAGAGATGGCATATGCTGCTGTGATTTCTCTGAAGCAAACAATGCATCGCCTTCTTAACTCTTCTCACACTCCCATTCCCTCCTCGAGTCGAGAAATCCTTGAATTTGCATCCACAGAGATCATATCTTTGCAAGAATTTCTCAAAGAATTATACTACAGCAACAGCAATAGATGGAACGCTTTGGATGCCGACACCGATCCGCCAGGAAATCCCCTTCCGTCTCTAGATCCGACACCGATCCGCCTTCGTTCAGCTCCACCACGCCCAACAGGGTGCTCCCCTCCATTTCCATGTTTGTAATTTTGTCTGTGAAGAGacaattatacccccgccttgttattgtggagtaaatttgtgattgagggaactaatttctccttaaattcaaaaattacatgtattaatactagcccttgatttctTTGATCTTGTGggtatgatttgttctctagttattttgTTAAGGGGCATTTGCCTcagatcactactatatatatatatatttgggatgtccgtcgggacgtccgtcTAGTCAacacaatagcggacgagacgacggacatcccgacgggCGTCCGCCCATGACCGCGGACGACCTCTCATCCGTCCCGGATGTCCGTCGAGTCGACGTCTGCCCCAATAGTGGGCgtgccggtcggacgtccgccgggacgtctgctattgtagatgctcttataataaaatgtgagtgtaatggtTTAGGTGAATGGTAGAGTCCAGTTACTTATGatgaaaaaaaggtaaatgagACTTTAAATTGCATTTCGAGATGTCCACAATTTAAAGTCTTATTTACTTTTTCCTAATTAGTATAAGCGGATTTCACAATCCACTTAAATATTagactcacatttcattataaaattaatataaaagaaaGTAAGACTCACAATCCATTATGTTTTTCCAaccattttcttttatatattgtttcttaaAATCTCTACTGAGTCAATGTGAGATTTAAATCATGGACTGAAGGAGCTCATTTTTGTTGTCACTATATAAACTGAACTATGTAATTGAATTAGTTTTAGccaaaaatatcttatttgggtaAAATTGAGAAATAACATACGTGATGTAAAATTTGTGATAGACCAAAATTTGTGGGATAAATCAAAATTATGCCAAAGTTCGCCATCCTAAGAACTAATATGTGCGTAGTAGATTTAGGGATTCAAGTTTgaatttttcttcttcattaatTTCTCGAGGTTGACTGCCTTTTTGGTCcatatatattattttggttTTAGCAATTTAAACCCAATTAGTGCTATATAGTCCGTATATGTTGGCCACTGATATTTCCCCTTTTGACGCTTATAAGTTAGTAAATCTCAGTTTTAAGATGAACTTTTAAGTTTgtgaaaaatttgaaaattcgtCCATAATAGTCCTAAATATTCTCTCTCAATCCACATAATTTagtctcatttttcatttttatccgtccaccaaaattaatTAGCTtcatactaaaaatgaaaaattactttCAATTTCCTGCTTAGTTTTTATATCTGTcatcatatttaatttaattattcattgtttattttttcttctttcctactttatccattttattatactttatcaattttgtattaaaatttatacGGTTCATAGAcatatatgtgtgtatataaGTTAATATAATATAGTATAATGTGCATTAATAATATGTATTAATAAACCGATATTATAATAAATATTCATGTACGTAACTTCGTCGAACCTCACTATACAGTAAGACTGTATGAATGCAACAAATTAACGACCTATTTATaaaaagagtgatgctaaatggccataatgtggccggccataaagagttaatttagtctatttacacgtataaaaaaattagaattaccgatataaacttatatgtgtgtgaatggacttgtgagttgatacttatctttgaattccattatgtaaaacacattaatatcacgaattactgtatacgttgagcaacaatcaagaaatgacagtagtaataagttgagtaaaaactacgaaagagcaacactaacatgttgagcaacatataatgaacatgatataaaagtataatcaagtagtattaaaccaaaaatttgaaaaaaatcaaatttttttgttatttaattaatttatggttgGCCATAAcgtggccgcatagcattattcttaTAAAAATGTGCTTAATTTACATGTGTGAATGCTGCTGTGGACTGTGGGGTGATTAAATTAACAGTATATATTTCAGCTTCCCTTTATTGACTAGTATTTCGTCATGTGAAGACTGCATTGGCTCGAATATCTATGGCCAGCATATCAACAGCTACACGATTTACATAGTACTTCCTCCTTCCAGAAATACAGAAGACTTTTGTTGGATATAGCTTCAAAAAATATAGGGGAAAGTGAATTAAAAAGCTTAGTGGAAGATtgatcatacttttatatactaccTTTGtcctttatttttattttgttttattttttgaaaatagaaacttttaaatctttctattttaggcgGTGGATTTCACAATTCACCAACATTACTCCACtacattttctctttctttttctcactttatccattttttctcttcttctctcttattttaccaattttgttcTCTTACTTCAGATTacaaattatgcattaaaattcgtgtcattataaaagtttttatttttcaagtatggagatagtattagttttataatgaaatgtgggtgagttaaagttagtggaatgtggtgTCTATTTACAAAAGTAGTATTCCCTCAGTCTCTCTGCGGTAGATGCGTTTCTTTTCTACAcgagatttaataaattgtgttaaaagtgagttacgtgaaggaagaataaagtaggaaagaaaaaatgtagagagatgaagagagaataaagtaagagagagtaaagtaagagagaagaaaagttggttCTTTTTATCAAAATAGGATGTGACTCAGTTACACTGGGacaacaaaaaaatgaataCAACTCAGCTACAAAGGGACGGAGGAGTAAAAAACGAATGAAAAAGTTTATTGATAAACGGACGAACATggcaaaatggaaagtttattgatggacggagggagtataaaataagagAAGAAGGTGAATTATATTAATTTCCAATAGACTTTCATGTTGACTAAGGACTTATTTGTAAATGATActatgaaattgtgaaaaaaagGAGTATATTATTAGTTAATAACTAAAATAGTATTCATTCCGTTCCATAGTAGATGACACACTTGGATAATGACACGAAATTTTAGGAAATaatattgttttgtgtgttaagtggagaaagaaaataatataattatattaatatgagagagaacttaaaaaaaaaaactccatgtgatatcttttgtaggataaatttaaaaggaaaatgtgatATCTATTAtaagatggagggagtagaGAATAGTGATGCAGTTGAAAAGGAAGAAATTCTGCATGAGCATGACAAATTGACAATGAAAACGAGAACGAAATAATaatgttttgtgtatatagGATATTATAgttttatactagtatttttttaaagattttttaatttgtatagAATTTAGTAACGGATATTATAATATTCAGAAGAGTATTAAATAGCTTTAATTTCACATAAAGCTTCGagaagaaaatacaaaaatggaATAATTGGGGTGGTCAGTGGTGTGCTGTGTGTTgctttcaaataaaaaaaatcattatgtGGTTAGTGGTGGTTTCAAATAAGGCAACTCCATGAGTCCAAcgattattaaaaatatgttctgattttactttttAGACACTGTAATGCCATGAAATGGAACTTTCAAAATGAAACAATTTCCAATAAGTTTTGCGGCTTTTTGTCAAACAGCTTATAAACTAATGCcctattattttgaattttgatgtcACGGGAGTATGGGACTATTACTTATACATGACCAATTATTGTTTATCAAAAGCAAATTTTGATTAGTGGAGTAGTTGTTTGACATAACTTACCATTTCATCTAGAAAAGTGACgaaatcatttttaaatatcaaattatgCCCATTTTATCAGAAGTATTATGAACTCATGAAACATCATTATATATaaacaagttttaaaaaaaatactcaccCCTAtcttaaaaattcaaattatttttgatTTAGTTTGTCTTTTAAAATTATGCACTCTcggattatttatttttttcacttcgCTAACAatactttttgttgttttcaaATTTGTTGTAGCTAGCATAATTCCAATCATCTcttaatatttgaaatatttttttgtaaaaacgAGCATAATTTGTTGTTTTCAGCTTAAAGTAGCATAGAGTTCATATcgtaaaaattaatattagcccaGTCATGGGCGGACCCATGTAGAAATAGGGTAGGGCTAAAGcccttaataaaaatatttttaaaactattttcttttataaatttttaaaatttattcaaatttaatgtaaattattatataaaagccCTTATAAATGATCTAAAACACCAAAAATATAACGTTAgaacaaaatttagaaatcacAGCCCccaatcatattttttttctgtGTCCGCCCCTGAGCCCAGTTTCtcacaaataaaatactactacatgAGAAACGTACTTtaatttagaaaattaaattattcattGTATATATTGCATGTGCTCACTTTTGTTTATACAAAGtcgaatttatttaaatattaaagcaAAAGCAAAAACCGCGTTCCATGGTCATAAGTCTACTATTGCAATTCAATGGGGTAGAATTATTTTGTGAAAAGCCCATAAAATACTAACTACCTCTTGTTTGACTGTTTGTTATGTAGTACTACTACATAATTATTCATAAACGTTTAGCTATATATAGATGCATAATTGTTCACATATTTCACCCACTACTCCAACAAACACACTAGCTACTAATTTGCATAATCtcaaaaagaaaggaaaatggTGCTTTCTAGAAATGGTGGTGAATCTGATGCTTACGATTGGGCTAAAGCAGTGAAGGAATTCGACGAGGCGAAATCCGGCGTGAAGGGCCTAGTCGACGCCGGCGTGACGGAGCTGCCCCGCCTCTTCGTGCACCCGGCGGAGCATCTCCTTAACAACCCCACCGACCCTGCCCTGCAGCCGGAGCTCCCCACCATCGACTTCGCCTGCCTGCGCCAGGGCCGGCGCCGCGAGGTGGTGGAGGCGGTCCGCAGGGCGTCGGAGGAGTGGGGCTTCTTCCGCATCGTCAACCACGGCGTCCCTAGCCAGACGATGGACGCCATGCTCGACGCGGTGCGGCGCTTCCACGAGCAGCCGGCGGACGAGAAGGCGCCGCTCTACTCCGACGACAGCCGGAGGCGGGTGAGGTTCAACAGCAACAGCGCGCTGCGGGAGAACGACGCCGCGTCGTGGAGGGATATTCTGACGTGTGTTTTCAACGACGATGAGATTGATCCGGAGCTGATCCCGGAGGCGTGCAGGGTGGAGGTGCTGGAGTATGTGGAGCGGATGATCGAGCTGAGGGAGACGATGGCGGAGGTGATGTCGGAGGCGCTGGGGCTTCCGAGCAACTACTTGTCGGAGATAGAGTGTATGAAGAGTGAGGCGATGGCGTGTTTGTATTATCCGGTGTGTCCCGAGCCACAGAAAACCCTTGGGACGCCGAAGCATTCCGACACCACGTTCCTCACCTTGCTTATGCAAGACGCCATCGGCGGCCTCCAGATTCTCCATGGCGGTCAATGGGTCAACGTTCCGCCCGTGCCCGGGGCTCTCATTGCCAACATTGGTGATCTCATGCAGGTACTATAGAATCGTAATCAAATGATATTGGTTATCATCAATAATGATTTTAGCCTAGTAAAACTGAATATCATTTTCAATTCAACTTTCTAATGATAGattattgttgaattttgtAGATTATTAGTAATGACAAGTTCATAAGCGTGGAGCACAGAGTGGTGGCGCAGCCTGTGGGGCCGAGGATATCGGTGGCGTGTTTCTTCACGCCGAGCATGAGTGCGGCGGCGAAGCCATTTGGTCCGATCGAAAAGCTGCTGTCCGATGAGAATCCGGCTATATACAGGAAGTTTATGTTCAGAGACTACTGCCAATATTACAAGATAAAAGGCCAAGATGTTTCCTCAGCTTTGCCTCATTACAAGATCTGATCGTCACTTGCAAATTATgtactaataatattttcataTGATATTGTGTAAgaatttttctttgattttaaaatattgCTTCGCATCCTACTATCTTTTCTTCATAATTTAccctctctccgtcccacaagaatatgcactttgagttatgcacgagttttaatacactcttgaaaaagtaagagagagagaaagaaaaagtaattaaagtattattggtGGAGGATGAGTCCCACTTTAATAGAGAGaaaagaatttttaaaattggaaaaaatgcatattcttatggaacagattataaaaaaaatgcatattcttgtgggacgaaggtAGTACTTGTTCGCACGTGTATGACTACTTGACTAGAgacttattaatttattattatccATTTTCAAAACAATCACATTTAGAAGATCTCTATTGATTTATGTACAAGACCATGAGGTCAATAAAGTCcgcaatttattttgtttttttttttcagttaaTTAGTAAAGGCTCGTCTCCTTAAACTGCCTCCgatacaaaataatttaagtggcattaactataaatttaatactaatataactaaaaatattaa contains:
- the LOC121800658 gene encoding 1-aminocyclopropane-1-carboxylate oxidase homolog 1-like, translating into MVLSRNGGESDAYDWAKAVKEFDEAKSGVKGLVDAGVTELPRLFVHPAEHLLNNPTDPALQPELPTIDFACLRQGRRREVVEAVRRASEEWGFFRIVNHGVPSQTMDAMLDAVRRFHEQPADEKAPLYSDDSRRRVRFNSNSALRENDAASWRDILTCVFNDDEIDPELIPEACRVEVLEYVERMIELRETMAEVMSEALGLPSNYLSEIECMKSEAMACLYYPVCPEPQKTLGTPKHSDTTFLTLLMQDAIGGLQILHGGQWVNVPPVPGALIANIGDLMQIISNDKFISVEHRVVAQPVGPRISVACFFTPSMSAAAKPFGPIEKLLSDENPAIYRKFMFRDYCQYYKIKGQDVSSALPHYKI